In Anas acuta chromosome 5, bAnaAcu1.1, whole genome shotgun sequence, a single window of DNA contains:
- the LOC137857076 gene encoding death-inducer obliterator 1-like: MSALTVAAQKEEKRNKDKATEFIGASKKAIASASMVEKHASSLTKNFPPKKSPSMSSTSLMKQTLKPAGSFKGEIPKKPSPSTGGVPSKQAASSHDSPVSKKLAASSLAGGLKRPSPSSVSTASGSSQAKTQASPIQSQPNSQIRQNIRQSLKEMLWKRVNDSDDLVMTESEVGKVALNIEKEVFNLFQVTDNRYKSKYRSIMFDLEEPKNQGLLHRVLRGEISLSKLVRMKPEELLSKELFVWKEKPAKAMLESRNKSHEIKKAAVKREQVPDVNMEDSPPVSDSDEQQKSTQTVQNVNSAPSLDVFSSMLKDARNEHRAHLFDLNCKICTGQISASEDELPPKKIKLMASAKKAVSKSKPEVQQKYESSAPAAAAEPAKEAASENTEETEVAPAAEAVSQSSLERTYIPTTQGHGNTDTSSEEPSTFPASCTGAVVTTVTVSGREPRTPMSGSSGSTTTALRSGTASGEVLTGETKQEMSKPVMTVPKSILTKPSSSPDPRYLAVHQSPNISVAEPRSPQGSDTSLFLSRLNTIWKGFINLQSVAKFIAKAYPVSGCFDYLSEDLPDTIHIGGKISPKAVWDYVGKLKSSLCKELFLIRLIRFHPATEEEEVAYISLYSYFSSRRCFGVVTNNNRHVKNLYLIPLSSKDPIPSNLLPFKGPGLESSRPNLILGLVICQKGKRLATTMDTDKIEKKRSRIQVQEETETSLYSKGPVASSQEKKTPKYTLYSGDSAVSTTLPGSPPPPPPLPVPETSSVTPSVLKIPSSTKSGTTSTVPPPVSATASTSATAMHSSSSKNTTPLEYIHQTLFGKKKTFEPLAKETETVQSSNQEAKAAVDGGVSAVPLLDPIVQQFGQMSKDKAIEDEEDDRPYDPKEEYDPEKAFEMQTGESKKLYSVEKPSNTAELKDEAYDLEDKTILEEAKVTVDDLPNKMYTDTKNTSVETPASYVPDLSASSSLVELQKMLEELNKQLEEQKRQTEEQEEALRQQRAAVGVSVAHFSVSDALMSPPPKSSLIETELFHQDQQAAQKVDLPSSSNQQAQVLNQSCDPQASFPNTLQTSLGKEDKTLIPATQLSYGGDNWVSSEKPPAVLQKEAPNSKFENTVQVTLENVSQAVSAEPSTSRPLRKVLLPTPPSTSFQPNFSTSNDSQSLQDMHKVSWSNEANPMFTSQEKGPGHFEPDRGLSAVQYKEQRNPQPHQFVEQTESPPVQGEGGPLPQHFEENRAGGPFSLSGQKGGPPAPLMLNAHAGPHGPNFRGPAPQFSEEHVSPNNDGQRGSAPGRFGSQKGPIPSLFSTQHGPQSPQNMKPTPRPLLDLPSHPPGHRKEMWEEAGPSAPLSGIPGQGPESEGQWSGSDFREGKNLEFRGQTFEGRQRERYEGGSKDKVLDQPEPQQAENRQSRPFEERRRDREHGRPWETDRGRNCNRDRDWERHRDKEWDKNRDRNQRDRERSRSRDRDRDRDRDRDRSREKERDRDRDRDRERGKDRKDRSKSREIGKEVKPETPKEGQKPTEAEASSSTNQS; the protein is encoded by the exons ATGTCTGCTCTCACTGTAGCAG ctcaaaaggaagagaagagaaacaaagataaagcgACAGAGTTTATAGGGGCATCAAAGAAAGCTATTGCTTCAGCATCTATGGTGGAGAAACATGCATCTTCCCTCACTAaaaattttcctccaaagaagtCCCCTTCCATGTCTAGCACATCACTAATGAAGCAGACGCTTAAACCTGCTGGGAGtttcaaaggtgaaattcccaagaaaccatcgCCTTCAACAGGCGGCgttccttcaaaacaagcagcttcttcTCATGACTCGCCAGTTTCCAAAAAACTAGCTGCATCCAGTTTGGCTGGAGGACTCAAAAGGCCTTCGCCGTCTTCCGTTTCTACTGCATCTGGAAGTagtcaagcaaaaacacaagctagCCCTATCCAGTCGCAGCCCAACTCGCAGATTCGACAAAATATTCGTCAGtccctaaaagaaatgttatggaagag agtcaATGATAGTGATGATCTGGTCATGACAGAGAGTGAAGTAGGGAAAGTAGCactcaatattgaaaaggaggtgtttaatttgtttcaagttacGGACAACCGATACAAGAGTAAATACCGTAGCATCATGTTCGATCTCGAGGAGccaaaaaatcag ggactTCTTCATCGTGTTCTTCGTGGAGAAATCTCACTGTCAAAACTAGTGAGAATGAAACCCGAAGAACTTTTATCTAAAGAACTGTTTGtatggaaggagaaaccagccaaagcg atgttagagtcaagaaacaaatcacacgagatcaagaaagcagctgtaaaacggGAACAAGTGCCTgatgtaaatatggaagattCTCCCCCGGTGTCTGATTCTGAT gagcagcagaagtcaacccaaactgtacaaaatgtaaatagtgctcCTTCTCTAGACGTTTTTAGCAGTATGTTGAAGGATGCAAGAAATGAACATCGAGCCCATCTTTTTGACCTGAACTGCAAAATCTGTACAG gtCAGATTTCAGCATCTGAAGATGAATTACCACcgaagaagataaaattaatggcttctgctaaaaaagcagtgtcaaaatctaaaccagaagttcagcaaaaatatgaaagttctgcaccagcagcagcagcggagcCTGCTAAAGAGGCcgcctctgaaaacacagaggaaaccgaagttgcacctgcagcagaagcagtttcCCAGTCAAGCTTAGAAAGAACTTACATCCCTACAACCCAAGGCCATGGCAACACAGATACTTCATCTGAAGAACCTTCGACTTTTCCTGCCTCTTGCACTGGTGCAGTTGTCACAACTGTAACAGTTTCTGGCCGAGAGCCTAGAACACCAATGAGCGGCTCCTCTGGTAGTACGACGACAGCCCTGCGTTCTGGTACTGCATCTGGTGAAGTTTTAACAGGggagacaaagcaggaaatgtcaAAACCAGTTATGACTGTCCCCAAATCAATATTAACAAAGCCATCGTCCTCACCAGATCCAAGATACTTAGCTGTTCATCAGTCACCCAATATCAG tgttgcTGAGCCACGCTCACCTCAAGGCAGCGacacttctctcttcctctctcgcCTCAACACCATTTGGAAAGGATTTATTAATCTGCAGAGTGTGGCCAAATTTATCGCTAAAGCATATCCTGTCTCCGGGTGCTTTGATTATCTTAGTGAG GATTTACCAGACACGATTCATATTGGTGGGAAGATCTCACCGAAGGCAGTCTGGGATTATGTTGGCAAACTCAAATCTTCACTTTGTAAG gaatTGTTTTTGATTCGTTTGATTCGTTTCCATCCTgccacagaagaagaagaagttgcCTATATCTCTCTCTACTCCTATTTTAGCAGTCGTCGTTGTTTTGGTGTTGTAACTAATAACAACAGACATGTCAAGAATCTCTACCTGATCCCACTGAGTTCTAAGGACCCAATTCCTTCCAACCTCTTGCCCTTTAAGGGACCAG gtCTCGAGTCTTCACGTCCAAATTTAATTCTTGGATTGGTTATCTGTCAGAAAGGGAAGCGTCTTGCTACTACCATGGATACagacaaaatagagaaaaagcgCAGCCGAATTCAGGtgcaagaggaaacagaaacatcGCTGTACTCTAAGGGGCCAGTAGCTtcttcacaagaaaagaaaactccgAAATACACACTGTATTCGGGAGACTCAGCTGTAAGTACAACACTACCTGgatctcctccacctccacccccactTCCCGTTCCAGAAACCTCATCAGTCACaccttcagtattaaaaataccgTCCTCGACTAAGAGTGGAACCACAAGTACTGTACCACCACCAGTTTCAGCTACCGCTTCTACAAGTGCTACTGCTATGCATTCTTCATCCTCAAAAAATACCACACCTCTTGAGTACATCCACCAGACACTTTTTGgtaaaaagaagacttttgaaCCTCTTGCTAAGGAGACTGAAACTGTCCAGTCTTCAAATCAGGAAGCTAAAGCAGCTGTGGATGGAGGTGTGTCAGCTGTTCCTTTGCTAGATCCCATTGTACAACAGTTTGGACAGATGTCAAAAGACAAAGCTATagaagatgaggaggatgaCAGGCCATACGATCCCAAAGAAGAATATGATCcagagaaagcttttgaaatgcagaccGGTGAAAGCAAAAAACTGTATAGTGTGGAGAAGCCCAGTAACACAGCAGAACTAAAGGATGAGGCCTATGATCTGGAAGACAAAACTATCTTGGAGGAAGCAAAAGTTACGGTTGATGATTTACCTAACAAAATGTATACAGACACTAAAAACACTTCCGTGGAAACACCTGCCTCGTATGTGCCAGATTTATCTGCGTCTTCATCCTTGGTGGAACtgcaaaaaatgttagaagaattaaacaaacaactAGAAGAGCAGAAACGACAAACTGAGGAGCAAGAAGAAGCCCTCAGACAACAACGAGCAGCTGTTGGTGTTTCAGTGGCTCACTTCTCGGTGTCTGATGCTTTAATGTCACCTCCACCAAAATCTTCCCTAATAGAGACTGAATTGTTCCATCAGGACCAACAGGCTGCGCAAAAAGTAGATTTACCTTCATCTTCCAATCAGCAAGCACAAGTTTTAAACCAGAGCTGTGACCCTCAAGCgagttttccaaacactttgcaGACTTCACTTGGTAAGGAAGATAAAACTTTAATTCCTGCTACTCAGCTTAGTTACGGTGGTGATAACTGGGTTTCCAGTGAAAAGCCTCCTGCAGTGCTCCAAAAAGAGGCACCTAAtagcaaatttgaaaatactgttcaaGTTACTTTGGAAAATGTGAGTCAAGCAGTTTCTGCAGAACCTTCTACATCCAGGCCTTTACGTAAAGTGCTGCTTCCGACACCTCCAAGTACGTCTTTTCAGCCTAATTTCTCCACATCTAATGACAGTCAGTCTTTGCAAGATATGCACAAAGTATCCTGGTCAAACGAGGCAAATCCAATGTTTACTTCTCAGGAAAAGGGACCTGGTCACTTTGAACCAGACAGGGGTCTTTCTGCGGTGCAatacaaagaacaaagaaaccctCAGCCTCATCAATTTGTAGAACAAACTGAAtctccaccagttcagggtgaGGGTGGACCTCTCCCACAGCACTTTGAGGAGAACCGAGCTGGAGGTCCGTTTTCTTTGTCTGGGCAGAAAGGAGGACCTCCAGCACCACTGATGCTCAATGCACACGCAGGACCTCATGGACCTAATTTTAGAGGCCCAGCGCCACAGTTCTCAGAAGAGCATGTTTCTCCAAATAACGATGGACAAAGAGGATCTGCCCCTGGAAGATTTGGAAGTCAAAAGGGCCCcattccttccttattttctacGCAGCATGGACCACAGTCGCCACAAAATATGAAGCCAACCCCAAGACCACTCCTGGACCTTCCCAGTCATCCACCAGGCCACAGAAAGGAGATGTGGGAGGAAGCTGGGCCGTCTGCACCTCTTTCTGGTATTCCTGGGCAAGGGCCCGAGTCAGAAGGACAGTGGTCAGGATCTGACTTCCGAGAAGGCAAAAATCTTGAATTTAGAGGCCAGACATTtgaagggagacagagagagagatacgAAGGAGGAAGTAAAGACAAGGTTTTAGATCAGCCAGAGCCTCAGCAAGCAGAGAATCGACAAAGCAGACCCTTTGAGGAAAGACGAAGGGATCGAGAACATGGCAGACCTTGGGAAACAGACCGTGGCAGAAACTGCAACAGagacagggactgggagagacacagagacaaagaatgggataaaaacagagacagaaaccaaCGTGACAGAGAACGAtcaagaagcagagacagagatCGTGACAGAGACCGAGACCGGGATcgaagcagggaaaaagagcGCGATCGAGACAGAGATCGAGAtcgtgaaagaggaaaagatcgGAAAGATCGCAGTAAAAGTAGGGAGATCGGTAAAGAGGTGAAGCCAGAAACACCTAAGGAAGGTCAGAAACCAACAGAGGCAGAAGCTTCATCTTCCACTAATCAGTCATAG